One stretch of Numenius arquata chromosome 8, bNumArq3.hap1.1, whole genome shotgun sequence DNA includes these proteins:
- the ARHGEF3 gene encoding rho guanine nucleotide exchange factor 3 isoform X2 has protein sequence MVAKDYPFYLSVKRANCALEVQTATSLAKETEEPSNKRVKPLSRVTSLASLIPPVRATPLKRFSQTLQRSISFRSESRPDLLSARPWSRNMPPANTKRRDSKLWSETFDVCVNHMLTSKEIKRQEAIFELSQGEEDLIEDLKLAKKAYHDPMLKLSIMTEQELNQIFGTLDSLIPLHEDLLRRLQEVRKPDGSTEHVGHILVGWLPCLNSYDSYCSNQVAAKALLDHKKQDHRVQDFLQRCLESPFSRKLDLWNFLDIPRSRLVKYPLLLREILRHTPNDHPDQQHLEEAINIIQGIVAEINIKTGESECRYYKERLIYLEEGQRDSLIDNSRAVCCHGELKNNRGVKLHVFLFEEVLVITRAITHNEQLCYQLYRQPIPVRDLVLEDLQDGEVRLGGSIRGAFSNNERIKNFFRVSFKNGSQSQSHSLQANDSFNKQQWLNCIRQAKEKVTCAGKAGGLTSEAHFLLSPNGSRVPQPETTLEQMDHSDCESDCSMDTSEISIDCERMEQTNPCENEKQIETNV, from the exons ATGGTGGCCAAGGATTATCCTTTTTACCTTTCCGTCAAGAGGGCAAATTGTGCCTTGGAAGTGCAGACAGcgaccagcctggctaaagaAACGGAG GAGCCCAGTAACAAACGGGTCAAGCCGCTTTCCAGAGTCACATCACTAGCGAGTCTCATTCCTCCGGTACGGGCCACTCCATTGAAGCGGTTCAGCCAGACACTTCAG CGTTCCATCAGTTTCCGCAGTGAGAGTCGCCCAGATCTGCTCAGTGCACGACCATGGTCTCGAAACATGCCCCCTGCTAACACAAAGCGGAGAGACAGTAAGCTATGGAGTGAGACCTTTGATGTTTGTGTCAATCACATGCTTACATCAAAAGAAATCAAGCGTCAAGAg GCTATCTTTGAACTTTCCCAGGGAGAAGAAGACTTGATAGAAGATCTGAAGTTAGCAAAAaag gcttaTCATGACCCAATGCTTAAACTTTCCATAATGACAGAGCAAGAATTGAACCAAATTTTTGGAACGTTGGACTCTCTAATTCCTCTACATGAAG ATCTTCTTAGGCGACTTCAAGAAGTCAGGAAACCTGATGGATCAACAGAACATGTTGGCCATATCCTTGTGGGTTGG CTTCCATGCTTGAACTCCTATGACAGCTACTGCAGCAACCAAGTAGCAGCCAAAGCGTTACTGGATCACAAGAAACAAGATCACAGAGTGCAAGATTTCCTACAGCGCTGCTTAGAGTCTCCTTTTAGTCGCAAACTGGACCTTTGGAATTTCCTTGACATCCCAAGAAGCCGTTTGGTTAAATACCCGTTACTGCTCAGAGAAATTTTGAGGCACACACCAAATGATCATCCAGATCAGCAGCATCTTGAAGAAGCT ataaATATAATTCAGGGCATAGTGGCTGAAATCAACATAAAGACTGGTGAATCTGAGTGCCGTTATTACAAGGAGAGACTTATTTATCTTGAAGAAGGCCAAAGGGATTCATTGATTGATAACTCACGTGCTGTATGTTGTCATGGTGAACTGAAGAACAACAGAGGAGTG AAACTGCATGTCTTCCTCTTTGAAGAAGTGTTGGTGATTACTCGAGCTATCACCCATAATGAACAGCTCTGCTACCAGCTGTATCGGCAGCCAATCCCAGTGAGGGACCTTGTGCTAGAAGACTTGCAAGATGGAGAGGTGCGATTGGGTGGATCCATACGTGGTGCATTCAGCAACAACGAGAGAA TCAAAAACTTCTTTAGAGTCAGCTTCAAAAATGGATCTCAAAGCCAGTCTCACTCACTCCAAGCCAATGACTCATTCAACAAACAACAGTGGCTTAACTGTATCCGCCAGGCTAAGGAAAAGGTTACGTGTGCAGGCAAAGCTGGCGGGCTGACCTCAGAAGCACATTTCCTTTTGTCACCCAATGGAAGCAGAGTACCCCAGCCAGAAACCACGCTGGAGCAAATGGACCATTCGGACTGTGAGTCAGACTGTAGCATGGACACCAGCGAGATCAGCATCGACTGTGAACGTATGGAACAGACAAACCCTTGtgaaaatgagaagcaaataGAAACCAATGTTTGA
- the ARHGEF3 gene encoding rho guanine nucleotide exchange factor 3 isoform X3, which produces MVAKDYPFYLSVKRANCALEVQTATSLAKETEEPSNKRVKPLSRVTSLASLIPPVRATPLKRFSQTLQRSISFRSESRPDLLSARPWSRNMPPANTKRRDSKLWSETFDVCVNHMLTSKEIKRQEAIFELSQGEEDLIEDLKLAKKAYHDPMLKLSIMTEQELNQIFGTLDSLIPLHEDLLRRLQEVRKPDGSTEHVGHILVGWLPCLNSYDSYCSNQVAAKALLDHKKQDHRVQDFLQRCLESPFSRKLDLWNFLDIPRSRLVKYPLLLREILRHTPNDHPDQQHLEEAINIIQGIVAEINIKTGESECRYYKERLIYLEEGQRDSLIDNSRAVCCHGELKNNRGVKLHVFLFEEVLVITRAITHNEQLCYQLYRQPIPVRDLVLEDLQDGESKTSLESASKMDLKASLTHSKPMTHSTNNSGLTVSARLRKRLRVQAKLAG; this is translated from the exons ATGGTGGCCAAGGATTATCCTTTTTACCTTTCCGTCAAGAGGGCAAATTGTGCCTTGGAAGTGCAGACAGcgaccagcctggctaaagaAACGGAG GAGCCCAGTAACAAACGGGTCAAGCCGCTTTCCAGAGTCACATCACTAGCGAGTCTCATTCCTCCGGTACGGGCCACTCCATTGAAGCGGTTCAGCCAGACACTTCAG CGTTCCATCAGTTTCCGCAGTGAGAGTCGCCCAGATCTGCTCAGTGCACGACCATGGTCTCGAAACATGCCCCCTGCTAACACAAAGCGGAGAGACAGTAAGCTATGGAGTGAGACCTTTGATGTTTGTGTCAATCACATGCTTACATCAAAAGAAATCAAGCGTCAAGAg GCTATCTTTGAACTTTCCCAGGGAGAAGAAGACTTGATAGAAGATCTGAAGTTAGCAAAAaag gcttaTCATGACCCAATGCTTAAACTTTCCATAATGACAGAGCAAGAATTGAACCAAATTTTTGGAACGTTGGACTCTCTAATTCCTCTACATGAAG ATCTTCTTAGGCGACTTCAAGAAGTCAGGAAACCTGATGGATCAACAGAACATGTTGGCCATATCCTTGTGGGTTGG CTTCCATGCTTGAACTCCTATGACAGCTACTGCAGCAACCAAGTAGCAGCCAAAGCGTTACTGGATCACAAGAAACAAGATCACAGAGTGCAAGATTTCCTACAGCGCTGCTTAGAGTCTCCTTTTAGTCGCAAACTGGACCTTTGGAATTTCCTTGACATCCCAAGAAGCCGTTTGGTTAAATACCCGTTACTGCTCAGAGAAATTTTGAGGCACACACCAAATGATCATCCAGATCAGCAGCATCTTGAAGAAGCT ataaATATAATTCAGGGCATAGTGGCTGAAATCAACATAAAGACTGGTGAATCTGAGTGCCGTTATTACAAGGAGAGACTTATTTATCTTGAAGAAGGCCAAAGGGATTCATTGATTGATAACTCACGTGCTGTATGTTGTCATGGTGAACTGAAGAACAACAGAGGAGTG AAACTGCATGTCTTCCTCTTTGAAGAAGTGTTGGTGATTACTCGAGCTATCACCCATAATGAACAGCTCTGCTACCAGCTGTATCGGCAGCCAATCCCAGTGAGGGACCTTGTGCTAGAAGACTTGCAAGATGGAGAG TCAAAAACTTCTTTAGAGTCAGCTTCAAAAATGGATCTCAAAGCCAGTCTCACTCACTCCAAGCCAATGACTCATTCAACAAACAACAGTGGCTTAACTGTATCCGCCAGGCTAAGGAAAAGGTTACGTGTGCAGGCAAAGCTGGCGGGCTGA